The following coding sequences are from one Lipingzhangella halophila window:
- a CDS encoding ABC transporter permease → MTLAVQHARLLFVETARVPIALGFNVAFPTVLMLFFVVPNSAIADDPAGATVATAQITVFAVMNSCLLNFGVGVAEERARAWDPYLRTLPAGPLPRMAGRVLNGFAYILLAVTPVVLVAPLLTEATLPPSALGLAIPVIMFSSLPFLFGGFAIGYSMSVKGALPTAQAVMFPMAFAGGLFLPPETFPGWLDTVSRVLPTRAARELGVWAVVESPVSVVAIAALCGWTALTMVLAVWAYRRDEGRRFR, encoded by the coding sequence ATGACGCTGGCCGTCCAGCACGCCCGCCTGCTCTTCGTGGAGACCGCGCGGGTTCCCATCGCGCTCGGCTTCAACGTGGCCTTCCCCACCGTCCTGATGCTGTTCTTCGTGGTCCCCAACAGCGCGATCGCCGACGACCCCGCGGGGGCGACCGTCGCCACCGCGCAGATCACCGTGTTCGCCGTGATGAACTCCTGCCTGCTGAACTTCGGAGTGGGCGTGGCCGAGGAGCGCGCCCGCGCCTGGGATCCCTACCTGCGCACCCTGCCGGCCGGCCCGTTGCCGCGCATGGCCGGACGCGTGCTCAACGGGTTCGCCTACATCCTGTTGGCGGTCACTCCGGTGGTGCTCGTGGCGCCGCTGCTGACCGAGGCCACCCTCCCGCCGAGCGCGCTCGGGCTGGCCATCCCGGTGATCATGTTCAGCTCACTGCCGTTCCTGTTCGGCGGGTTCGCCATCGGCTACAGCATGTCCGTCAAGGGTGCCCTGCCGACGGCGCAGGCGGTGATGTTCCCGATGGCCTTCGCGGGCGGGCTGTTCCTGCCACCGGAGACATTCCCCGGCTGGCTGGACACCGTCTCGCGGGTTCTGCCGACTCGGGCGGCCCGCGAACTCGGAGTATGGGCGGTGGTCGAGTCCCCGGTGTCGGTGGTGGCCATCGCCGCGTTGTGCGGCTGGACAGCGCTCACCATGGTGCTGGCCGTATGGGCCTACCGCCGGGACGAGGGCAGGCGCTTCCGGTGA
- a CDS encoding ABC transporter ATP-binding protein — protein sequence MTAPVARLLDVSRSYGATVALDHVSLDIDPGLVLGLLGPNGAGKSTLINLVCGLRRPTSGQVELLGGSPQEAGRRKGLGLTPQQTGLPETLRVREVVDFVSRHYPAPLPAGELLERFGLTGLERRQTGSLSGGQQRRLAVSLAFLGQPRLVLLDEPTTGLDVSARRSVWDGIRTYTGQGGTILLTSHYMEEMEALSERIVVLNQGRVVADGTPEDVTAATSRQAISFHATEGPELAGVLRHERDGDRHLLYTEDTDQIIRDLVASGTAFSRLEIHRPSLEDAFLRIESEPAPSAHPAEVPR from the coding sequence ATGACCGCTCCCGTAGCCCGGCTGCTGGACGTGTCCCGCAGCTACGGAGCGACCGTGGCGCTCGACCACGTGAGTCTGGACATCGATCCCGGCCTCGTCCTGGGGCTGCTCGGTCCGAACGGCGCCGGCAAGTCCACGTTGATCAACCTGGTCTGCGGACTGCGCCGCCCCACGTCAGGGCAGGTCGAGCTACTCGGCGGCTCGCCGCAGGAGGCCGGCCGCCGAAAAGGGCTGGGGCTGACACCGCAGCAGACCGGCCTACCCGAGACCCTGCGGGTACGCGAGGTCGTCGACTTCGTGTCGCGCCACTACCCCGCGCCGCTACCCGCCGGTGAGCTACTGGAGCGGTTCGGCCTGACCGGCCTGGAGCGCCGGCAGACCGGCAGCCTCTCCGGCGGCCAGCAGCGCCGCCTCGCCGTCAGCCTCGCCTTCCTCGGGCAGCCGCGGCTCGTCCTGCTCGACGAACCCACCACCGGCCTCGACGTCTCCGCGCGCCGATCCGTGTGGGACGGCATCCGCACCTACACCGGTCAGGGCGGAACCATCCTGCTGACCAGCCACTACATGGAGGAGATGGAGGCGCTCTCCGAGCGGATCGTGGTCCTCAACCAGGGCCGGGTAGTGGCTGATGGCACCCCCGAGGACGTCACCGCGGCCACCTCACGGCAGGCCATAAGCTTCCACGCCACCGAGGGGCCGGAGCTGGCGGGGGTCCTGCGGCACGAGCGGGACGGCGACCGCCACCTCCTCTACACCGAGGACACCGACCAGATCATCCGCGACCTCGTCGCCAGCGGTACCGCCTTCAGCCGCCTGGAGATCCACCGGCCGAGCCTGGAAGACGCGTTCCTGCGGATCGAGTCCGAGCCCGCGCCGTCCGCCCACCCCGCGGAGGTTCCCCGATGA
- a CDS encoding FAD-binding oxidoreductase, with amino-acid sequence MLTDDLRRELPGDRLVVDPDIAASYTHDEAEWAQYGTPRLVVRPHTAEEVRTVVRACLRHGVPLVTRGAGTGLSGGANSVDDGVVLSTELMTAIHEIDALEGLAVVEPGVVNDDLRAACAEHGLWYPPDPASAAWSTIGGNVATNAGGLCCVKYGVTRDYVLGMQIVTGTGELVRLGRRTAKGVAGYDLAGLMVGSEGTLGVITEVTVRLRPKREPEHTIVGSFASVVDAGHAVAAVAAAGLTPSALELVDRHCLAAVDEWKNMGLSVDGDVVLLGRTDLPGQAGEHEADAMLACFEKSGATWVARSTDQEEADALFLARRLAYPALERLGPLLTEDVCVPKAAVPDMLARIEAAAVRHDITIANIAHAGDGNLHPLLITPPGDDEARRRAQAAFHDIIADAIGLGGTVTGEHGVGLLKRDGLRQEQSEPVLDLQRAVKTALDPHDILNPGKVLPAA; translated from the coding sequence ATGCTGACCGATGACCTGCGGCGGGAGCTTCCTGGCGACCGGCTCGTGGTGGACCCCGACATCGCCGCGAGCTACACCCACGACGAGGCGGAGTGGGCGCAGTACGGCACGCCGCGGCTGGTGGTGCGTCCGCACACGGCAGAGGAAGTGCGCACGGTAGTGCGCGCCTGCCTCCGGCACGGCGTCCCCCTGGTCACGCGGGGCGCCGGCACCGGACTGTCCGGCGGCGCGAACTCGGTCGACGATGGCGTGGTGCTGTCCACCGAGCTGATGACCGCGATCCACGAGATCGACGCACTGGAGGGACTCGCGGTTGTGGAGCCGGGGGTCGTCAACGACGACCTCCGCGCGGCGTGCGCGGAGCACGGCCTGTGGTACCCGCCGGATCCGGCGAGCGCGGCCTGGTCGACGATCGGGGGGAACGTCGCCACCAACGCCGGGGGCCTGTGCTGCGTGAAGTACGGCGTGACCCGCGATTACGTGCTCGGGATGCAGATCGTCACGGGCACGGGAGAGCTCGTGCGGCTGGGCCGGCGCACCGCGAAAGGCGTCGCGGGCTACGATCTCGCCGGCCTGATGGTCGGGTCGGAAGGCACGCTGGGCGTGATCACCGAGGTGACTGTGCGGCTGCGGCCGAAGCGGGAGCCGGAGCACACCATCGTCGGCTCGTTCGCTTCTGTGGTGGACGCCGGCCACGCCGTCGCCGCGGTGGCGGCGGCCGGGCTCACCCCCTCCGCCCTGGAGCTGGTCGACCGGCACTGCCTGGCCGCCGTCGACGAGTGGAAGAACATGGGGCTTTCGGTGGACGGCGACGTGGTGTTGCTGGGCCGCACCGACCTGCCGGGCCAGGCCGGAGAGCACGAGGCGGACGCGATGCTGGCCTGCTTCGAGAAGTCCGGTGCGACCTGGGTGGCGCGGTCCACCGACCAGGAGGAGGCCGACGCGCTGTTCCTGGCGCGCCGGCTGGCGTATCCGGCGCTGGAACGGCTCGGTCCGTTGCTCACCGAGGACGTGTGCGTACCCAAGGCGGCAGTGCCCGACATGCTGGCGCGGATCGAGGCCGCGGCGGTCCGCCACGACATCACGATCGCGAACATCGCCCACGCGGGCGACGGCAACCTGCACCCGCTACTGATCACCCCGCCGGGGGACGACGAAGCCCGCCGCCGCGCGCAGGCCGCGTTCCACGACATCATCGCCGACGCGATCGGCCTGGGCGGCACCGTCACCGGCGAGCACGGCGTCGGTCTGCTCAAGCGCGATGGGCTGCGCCAGGAGCAGTCCGAGCCCGTTCTGGACCTCCAGCGCGCCGTGAAGACCGCGTTGGATCCGCACGACATCCTCAACCCCGGCAAGGTCCTGCCGGCTGCCTGA
- a CDS encoding transcriptional regulator yields the protein MNPLPELNPVIHAQGRLRVMVTLQALPPGDQLAFSRLREILAMTSGNLSVHIRKLEDANYVESVKTHERRSPVTYFSLTSEGRRALEEYVRSVQALLSASAPDTAAADKPSEGAQ from the coding sequence ATGAACCCGCTTCCGGAGCTCAACCCCGTCATCCACGCGCAGGGCCGCCTGCGGGTAATGGTCACCCTGCAAGCACTGCCGCCCGGTGACCAGCTCGCCTTCTCCCGGCTGCGGGAGATCCTCGCCATGACATCCGGCAACCTTTCCGTGCACATCCGCAAACTGGAGGACGCGAACTACGTGGAGAGCGTCAAGACCCACGAGCGCCGCAGCCCGGTCACCTACTTCTCCCTCACCAGCGAGGGACGCCGCGCCCTGGAGGAGTACGTCCGATCGGTGCAGGCACTGCTCAGCGCGAGCGCCCCGGACACCGCCGCTGCCGACAAGCCGTCCGAGGGAGCGCAATGA
- a CDS encoding helix-turn-helix domain-containing protein — protein sequence MTKPQQVGVSFAENSRVELTRCGRSTAVDIQPGDVFANGWQELYWSRVTRMDEALEIYPDPAVLRAAAGRSSAVEIEPLTAARDAVVLAIAARLKRAHVHDTCLDGVYASSLAHRLAEHLVTYYCGIRPDRGRPRGGLDRARLRRVTEVVDARVDEPLTISDLAAAAHLSPFHFARSFKESTGMAPHEFVTTRRMERAKALLMRGGLSAPEVAYRMGFSNLRHFRQMLYRCTGFMPGELRAGASE from the coding sequence GTGACGAAACCGCAACAGGTCGGGGTCTCCTTCGCCGAGAACAGCCGGGTCGAGCTCACGCGCTGCGGCCGGTCCACGGCCGTGGACATCCAGCCGGGCGACGTGTTCGCGAACGGATGGCAAGAGCTGTACTGGTCGCGGGTCACCCGGATGGACGAGGCCCTGGAGATCTACCCGGACCCCGCCGTGCTCCGCGCGGCCGCGGGAAGGTCCAGTGCCGTGGAGATCGAACCGCTGACGGCGGCGCGGGACGCCGTGGTGCTCGCGATCGCCGCGCGGCTCAAACGCGCCCACGTGCACGACACCTGTCTTGACGGCGTGTACGCCAGTTCCCTGGCCCACCGCCTGGCCGAGCACCTGGTCACCTACTACTGCGGCATCCGTCCCGACCGCGGGCGGCCCCGCGGAGGCCTGGACCGGGCGCGGCTTCGCCGGGTCACCGAGGTCGTCGACGCCCGCGTGGACGAGCCGCTGACGATCAGCGATCTCGCCGCGGCGGCGCACCTGAGCCCTTTCCACTTCGCGCGCTCTTTCAAGGAATCGACCGGGATGGCCCCGCACGAGTTCGTGACAACGCGGCGGATGGAGCGCGCCAAAGCGCTGCTGATGCGCGGCGGGCTCAGCGCACCGGAGGTGGCCTACCGCATGGGGTTCTCCAATCTGCGGCACTTCCGACAGATGCTGTACCGCTGCACCGGGTTCATGCCCGGGGAACTGCGCGCCGGAGCATCGGAATAG
- a CDS encoding SDR family oxidoreductase gives MTAAAQYDAVAVVTGANRGIGREVCRQLAERGYRVVLTARDPGKGRAAAAALTEAGARAESYQLDVTSDTEAAELATHLKRRHGKLDVLVNNAAISYDTWQRAAGADLGTVREAAETNLYGPWRLAMALLPLLRASPHPRIVNVSSEGGSLAGMGGGTPAYSVTKAGLNALTRVLAAELRQEGILVNAVCPGWVATDMGGHGGRPVREGAASAVWAATLPDDGPTGGFFRDGRPVPW, from the coding sequence GTGACCGCGGCAGCGCAATACGATGCGGTGGCCGTGGTCACCGGGGCGAACCGCGGCATCGGGCGGGAAGTCTGCCGCCAGCTCGCCGAGCGCGGGTACCGGGTGGTGCTCACCGCCCGGGACCCCGGCAAAGGGCGCGCGGCCGCGGCCGCCCTGACAGAGGCGGGCGCTCGCGCGGAGTCCTACCAGCTCGATGTCACGAGCGACACCGAAGCCGCGGAGCTGGCCACGCACCTCAAGCGGCGGCACGGGAAGCTGGATGTGCTGGTGAACAACGCAGCCATCAGCTACGACACCTGGCAGCGTGCCGCCGGTGCCGACCTCGGCACCGTGCGGGAGGCCGCCGAGACCAACCTCTACGGGCCGTGGCGGTTGGCGATGGCCCTACTGCCCCTACTCCGCGCCAGCCCGCACCCGCGGATCGTCAATGTCTCAAGCGAGGGTGGTTCGCTGGCGGGCATGGGCGGCGGCACCCCCGCCTACAGTGTCACCAAAGCCGGGCTGAACGCCTTGACCCGCGTGCTCGCCGCCGAGCTGCGCCAGGAAGGAATCCTGGTCAACGCCGTGTGTCCCGGCTGGGTCGCCACGGACATGGGTGGGCACGGCGGGCGGCCGGTTCGCGAGGGCGCGGCCAGCGCCGTGTGGGCGGCCACTCTGCCCGACGACGGTCCGACCGGCGGCTTCTTCCGCGACGGCCGACCCGTGCCCTGGTAA
- a CDS encoding alpha/beta hydrolase, translating to MVHGGRVPLAGRVYRQEGDLTVRQPAILVAGSWLTVKEQMAHVYAERLAERGYTAITFDFAGFGQSGGEPRQAEMPSRKIADIDAVARFAATLSFVAPERIGYLGVCASAQYGLAAIARGAPIAAFASVAGWFHDTASVAPFYGGTEGVGRRLERAGAALDTYFATGDVTMVPAYEPGNERAGMHVPLDYYADPARGAIPEWTNEMAEMSWTSWLCFDGLASADRAAAPSLFLHSEGCVFPENVETVRGALAGPGKTVWEQGEQTDFYDQPHHVALAVDAADEHFRLTIGDEL from the coding sequence ATGGTCCATGGCGGCCGTGTGCCTCTGGCCGGCCGGGTGTACCGCCAGGAGGGCGACCTGACCGTGCGCCAACCCGCGATCCTGGTGGCCGGGTCCTGGCTCACCGTCAAGGAGCAGATGGCCCACGTGTACGCCGAACGCCTCGCGGAGCGCGGCTACACGGCCATCACCTTCGACTTCGCGGGGTTCGGCCAAAGCGGGGGCGAACCGCGCCAGGCGGAGATGCCGAGTCGCAAAATCGCCGACATCGACGCCGTCGCGCGGTTCGCCGCGACCCTGTCCTTCGTCGCCCCCGAGCGGATCGGCTATCTGGGAGTCTGCGCGAGCGCGCAGTACGGCCTGGCCGCCATCGCCCGGGGAGCGCCGATCGCTGCCTTCGCCAGTGTCGCCGGGTGGTTCCACGACACCGCTTCCGTCGCGCCGTTCTATGGCGGCACCGAGGGCGTGGGCAGACGGCTGGAGCGCGCCGGCGCCGCCCTCGACACGTACTTCGCGACCGGAGACGTCACCATGGTGCCCGCCTACGAGCCGGGCAACGAGCGTGCCGGGATGCACGTGCCGCTGGACTACTACGCTGATCCCGCTCGCGGCGCCATTCCGGAGTGGACCAACGAGATGGCGGAGATGAGCTGGACATCCTGGCTTTGCTTCGACGGCCTGGCCAGCGCCGACCGGGCGGCGGCACCGTCGCTGTTCCTGCACTCCGAGGGCTGCGTGTTTCCCGAGAACGTCGAGACCGTGCGCGGCGCCCTTGCCGGGCCCGGCAAGACAGTGTGGGAGCAAGGAGAGCAGACCGACTTCTACGACCAGCCGCACCACGTCGCGCTCGCCGTCGACGCGGCCGACGAGCACTTCCGACTGACCATTGGGGACGAGCTGTGA
- a CDS encoding bile acid:sodium symporter family protein: protein MHILQTIATFASRTFAVWIIVFSGLAVLFPDVFAPLAGYTVPLLAVVMLGMGLTLRFADFTVVARRPIPLLTGVVTQFVVMPALAWGVATLLGLPAEVALGLILLGSVPGGTASNVVAYLARGDVAVSVAMTSISTIAAILVTPFLVLFYGGHLLPVDTGAMVLSIAQVVLLPVLAGLVLRALMPRVIERATPVVPMVSVVAVVVICSGVVGASVETLLAGGLLVIAAVMVHNLIGLAIGYGVAKLMGMSEAQRRSISFEIGIQNSGLASTLATAHFGPAAALPGAIAAVWANISGPLLSTFWGSRPPQDEFPATTTAAPAAEPGGDLPPRAS from the coding sequence ATGCACATCCTCCAGACCATCGCCACCTTCGCCAGTCGCACCTTCGCGGTGTGGATCATCGTGTTCAGCGGGCTGGCCGTCCTGTTTCCCGACGTGTTCGCCCCGCTGGCCGGCTACACCGTGCCGCTGCTGGCCGTCGTGATGCTCGGGATGGGGCTCACGCTCCGGTTCGCTGACTTCACGGTGGTCGCGCGTCGCCCGATTCCGCTGCTCACCGGCGTGGTCACGCAGTTCGTCGTGATGCCGGCGTTGGCCTGGGGCGTGGCGACGCTGCTGGGGCTTCCGGCGGAGGTAGCGCTCGGCCTGATCCTGCTGGGAAGCGTGCCCGGAGGCACGGCGTCCAACGTGGTGGCCTATCTCGCCCGCGGCGACGTCGCTGTGTCGGTCGCGATGACCTCGATCTCCACGATCGCCGCGATCCTGGTAACGCCGTTCCTCGTGCTGTTCTACGGGGGGCACCTGCTGCCCGTGGACACCGGAGCGATGGTGCTGTCCATCGCACAGGTGGTGCTGCTTCCCGTGCTGGCCGGCCTGGTCCTGCGGGCGCTCATGCCCCGGGTCATCGAGCGCGCCACCCCGGTGGTGCCCATGGTGTCGGTGGTCGCGGTGGTCGTGATCTGCTCCGGCGTGGTCGGTGCCAGCGTCGAGACCCTGCTGGCGGGGGGCCTGCTGGTCATAGCCGCCGTCATGGTGCACAACCTGATCGGCCTTGCCATCGGCTACGGCGTGGCGAAACTGATGGGGATGTCGGAGGCGCAGCGCCGGTCGATCTCCTTCGAGATCGGGATCCAGAACTCGGGGCTGGCATCCACCCTGGCCACCGCCCACTTCGGTCCCGCCGCGGCGCTGCCCGGCGCGATCGCCGCCGTCTGGGCCAACATCTCCGGCCCGCTGCTGTCCACCTTCTGGGGCAGCCGCCCGCCGCAGGACGAGTTCCCGGCCACCACCACCGCCGCGCCCGCGGCCGAGCCGGGGGGAGACCTGCCGCCGCGGGCGTCGTGA
- a CDS encoding nuclear transport factor 2 family protein: MSGGGAAESVTRLLSAVDRLDWDGVRSLLDSTVRLDYTSLFGGEVETVEREEVIARWRSLLPGFDATQHLTGPVTADVRDGHADCRTAVRAYHHLIGEEGRGTWMTAGFYHISARREAAAWRISAITLEALYEEGDRALTQQAARRVELASGGRVRA; the protein is encoded by the coding sequence GTGAGCGGCGGCGGGGCGGCGGAGTCCGTCACCCGGCTGTTGTCGGCCGTGGACCGCCTGGACTGGGACGGCGTTCGCTCCCTGCTCGACTCCACCGTGCGGTTGGACTACACCTCGCTCTTCGGCGGCGAGGTGGAGACCGTGGAGCGGGAAGAGGTCATCGCGCGGTGGCGGTCGCTGCTGCCGGGGTTCGACGCCACCCAGCACCTCACCGGTCCGGTAACGGCCGACGTGCGGGACGGTCACGCGGACTGCCGCACCGCGGTGCGCGCTTATCACCACCTCATCGGGGAGGAGGGCCGCGGGACTTGGATGACCGCGGGTTTTTACCACATCAGCGCGCGCCGGGAGGCCGCGGCGTGGCGGATCTCGGCGATCACTCTGGAGGCGCTCTATGAGGAAGGGGACCGTGCTTTGACGCAGCAGGCCGCCCGACGTGTGGAGCTCGCCTCCGGAGGACGGGTCCGCGCGTGA
- a CDS encoding Hsp70 family protein produces the protein MSIVAGIDLGTTNSCIAVPANADIPGKQRLIEERWLREVGDALVITNPDKSPTTPSAVWVGPDGTVEVGLRAKNKARVATAETDTKPAMFFKRDMGTDQLFTAGHATLTPVEASAEILRHLKARAEEVLGVPVERAIITVPAFFEVTAKNETTEAGRKAGLEVVETLIEPVAAALAYSRMSSSEALENQQTFLVYDLGGGTFDTSVVTWDPEVGFENRSFHGDRYLGGYDFDRAIVSWLARRLPHHDLDLDPDVPADARILSQLLSTAEQTKHELTQFTETDIVNQHLADRTGEPMSIHEPISRADFEALIESAVKDTVSHCDQTLEQARITKDQLNEIVMVGGSSRMPVVGQVLSDHFGRSARILNPDLCVAVGAALKAATVARRSGYLELDHPEPMPGATDIGGRVMAGGRLAAPSTAKVVLTSDDGALSRTESPDDSGRFLFEDVPLQDADENGFTVQVIADGAEIDAQQFSVEPGSEAVPPPSGDVLAHDFSVELVDGLHTVVEVGTMLPYRTQFRLETASRGAELRVRLFEGMVPVGEVDVENLPPDLPVGTAVEVTLEFELGWTIQAEARIPKADAAGQATIRIPQRQVPSWEELRRKRHELRTGWEERRSAAAPADVLRVGAQVDRQLDEIDTLIDEGQDRTKTHHKVVEAETLLQGVPVASSGVGALSPPLEEFEDLLRDTEQLVDRLAQYDAAEAERHRAAIPGMRSSGRAAYESGDQLAWQRAVDAARSRGAAIYQKLPQDAKPRASAADLQGLLLQEIQQIAETISDADSRTGGQHRAAAEGHISEAQSIVNEVLAVDMRDDQRATQQLAGIYRASVAPLRARVEQWLDEVRTVVAARESGGGIGLTLPKSSMGGR, from the coding sequence GTGAGCATTGTGGCCGGAATCGACCTGGGGACAACCAATAGCTGCATCGCGGTGCCCGCGAACGCCGACATCCCCGGCAAACAGCGGCTGATCGAGGAGCGCTGGCTGCGCGAGGTGGGGGATGCGCTGGTCATCACCAACCCGGACAAATCCCCGACGACCCCGTCGGCGGTGTGGGTCGGCCCGGACGGCACGGTCGAGGTGGGACTGCGCGCCAAGAACAAGGCCCGCGTCGCCACCGCCGAGACGGACACCAAGCCGGCGATGTTCTTCAAGCGCGACATGGGCACCGACCAGTTGTTCACCGCGGGGCACGCCACGCTCACTCCGGTCGAGGCGTCCGCGGAGATCCTGCGCCACCTGAAGGCACGGGCCGAGGAGGTCCTCGGGGTACCGGTCGAGCGCGCGATCATCACTGTTCCCGCGTTCTTCGAGGTGACCGCGAAGAACGAGACAACCGAGGCGGGCCGCAAGGCGGGACTGGAGGTCGTGGAGACCCTCATCGAACCTGTGGCGGCAGCACTCGCCTACAGCCGCATGAGCAGCAGCGAAGCCCTGGAGAACCAGCAGACGTTCCTCGTCTACGACCTGGGAGGCGGCACGTTCGACACCTCCGTGGTGACGTGGGACCCCGAGGTCGGGTTCGAAAACCGCTCCTTCCACGGCGACCGCTACCTCGGCGGCTACGACTTCGACCGGGCGATCGTGTCGTGGCTCGCGCGTCGGCTGCCGCACCACGACCTGGACCTCGACCCTGACGTGCCCGCGGACGCGCGGATCCTCTCCCAACTACTCAGCACCGCCGAACAGACCAAGCACGAGCTCACCCAGTTCACCGAGACCGACATCGTCAACCAGCACCTCGCGGACCGCACCGGCGAACCGATGAGCATCCACGAGCCGATCAGCCGCGCGGACTTCGAGGCGCTGATCGAGTCGGCCGTCAAGGACACCGTCAGCCACTGCGACCAGACACTGGAGCAGGCCCGCATCACCAAGGACCAGCTCAACGAGATCGTGATGGTCGGCGGGTCCTCCCGCATGCCGGTGGTTGGCCAGGTGCTCAGCGACCACTTCGGGCGGTCCGCGCGGATCCTCAACCCGGACCTGTGCGTCGCCGTCGGCGCCGCGCTGAAGGCCGCCACGGTCGCCAGGCGGAGCGGGTACCTGGAGCTCGACCATCCCGAGCCCATGCCGGGAGCCACCGACATTGGCGGACGGGTCATGGCGGGCGGGAGGCTCGCCGCCCCCAGCACGGCGAAGGTCGTGCTGACCTCCGACGACGGCGCGTTGAGCCGAACCGAGAGTCCTGATGACAGCGGCCGGTTCCTGTTCGAGGACGTACCGCTGCAGGACGCCGACGAGAACGGCTTCACCGTGCAGGTGATCGCCGATGGTGCGGAGATCGACGCCCAGCAGTTCAGTGTCGAGCCCGGCTCGGAGGCCGTGCCCCCGCCATCCGGGGATGTCCTCGCCCACGACTTCTCGGTTGAGCTGGTGGACGGACTGCACACCGTCGTGGAGGTGGGCACGATGCTGCCCTACCGCACCCAGTTCCGGCTGGAGACCGCCAGCCGCGGAGCCGAGCTCCGGGTCCGCCTGTTCGAGGGCATGGTGCCGGTCGGTGAGGTCGACGTCGAGAACCTGCCGCCGGACCTGCCGGTCGGCACCGCCGTGGAGGTGACCCTGGAGTTCGAGCTCGGCTGGACCATCCAGGCCGAGGCCCGGATCCCCAAGGCCGACGCGGCGGGGCAGGCGACGATCAGAATCCCGCAACGCCAGGTGCCCTCGTGGGAGGAGCTGCGGCGCAAGCGCCACGAGCTGCGGACCGGCTGGGAGGAGCGCCGCTCCGCGGCGGCGCCAGCGGACGTGCTGCGGGTCGGGGCCCAGGTGGACCGGCAGCTCGACGAGATCGACACGTTGATCGACGAGGGGCAGGACCGAACCAAGACCCACCACAAGGTCGTCGAGGCCGAGACGCTCCTGCAAGGCGTCCCGGTCGCCAGCTCCGGCGTGGGGGCACTGAGTCCCCCATTGGAGGAGTTCGAGGATCTGCTTCGCGACACGGAGCAGCTTGTGGACCGCCTGGCCCAGTACGACGCCGCCGAGGCCGAGCGCCACCGCGCCGCGATCCCGGGAATGCGCTCCAGCGGGCGGGCCGCCTACGAGTCGGGCGACCAGTTGGCCTGGCAACGGGCCGTCGATGCGGCGCGGTCCCGTGGAGCGGCGATATACCAGAAGCTTCCGCAGGACGCGAAGCCCCGCGCCTCGGCCGCCGACCTCCAAGGGCTCCTGCTGCAGGAGATCCAGCAGATCGCCGAGACGATCTCCGACGCCGACTCCAGGACCGGCGGCCAGCACCGCGCGGCGGCGGAAGGCCACATCAGCGAGGCGCAGTCGATCGTCAACGAGGTCCTGGCCGTCGACATGCGCGACGACCAGCGCGCCACCCAGCAGCTCGCGGGGATCTACCGCGCCAGCGTCGCGCCGCTTCGGGCGCGTGTCGAGCAGTGGCTCGACGAGGTCCGAACGGTCGTCGCGGCACGGGAGAGCGGCGGCGGCATCGGCCTGACCCTGCCGAAGAGCTCGATGGGAGGACGCTAG